The genomic window CATATCTTCACCTGGCTCCTGAAAAGGAACTGACGCAGGCCCTCCTTGAGAAGAAGGTTACGGCAATCGCCTATGAAACAATCCAGCTGCCGGACGGTTCGCTGCCACTGCTGTCACCTATGAGTGAAGTGGCAGGGCGCATGGCGACACAGATCGGTGCAGAATATCTGCAGAAGATCAAAGGCGGCAAAGGGGTCCTGTTGAGCGGTGTGCCGGGCGTATCCCGCGGCAAGGTGACGGTCATCGGAGGCGGCATGGCTGGAACGAATGCTGCCAAGATGGCTGTCGGGCTGGGGGCGGATGTGACGATCCTGGACCTTAACCCGAAGCGCTTGAGGGAACTGGATGACCTGTTCGGTTCAAGCGTTCAGACACTCATGTCTTCGCCATTGAACATCGCCCAGTCGGTCAAGGAAAGTGACCTCGTCATTGGGGCTGTACTCATTCCTGGAGCACGCGCACCACGTCTCGTCACTGAAGAAATGATCAGCTCCATGAATGCCGGATCGGTAATCGTGGATATCGCCATCGACCAGGGTGGCATCTTCGAGACGACTGATAAAGTGACGACGCATGATGATCCGATCTACTTCAAGCACGATGTCGTACACTATGCTGTGGCGAACATGCCGGGCGCAGTACCGCGTACGTCCACGATTGCTTTGACGAATGCGACCATGGCCTACGGTCTGCAGATTGCGAACAAGGGCTACAGGGAAGCGGCAAAGTCGAACCCATCACTGCTCGGAGGCTTCAATACACTTGGCGGTCATGTGACCTACAAGGCTGTGGCGGAAGCACAGAACCTCGAATACAAAGATGTGAATGACCTTCTGTAAAATAGAGTCATTCAACGGAGAAAGCCCTGCAGAGCAAGTGCTCTGCAGGGCTTTCTTCATTCTCCATCCTATGGCTTCATGACTACTTTTATGCAGTCATCTTCGTGGCCATCGAAAATCTTATACATCTTTTCAGCTTTTTTTAGGGGTACTTTATGGGTGATGATATCAGTCGGATCGATTTTACCATCTTCCACCATCCTGTACAGTTCAGGCATGAAGTGTATGACTGGGGCCTGTCCTGCTTTTACTGTAATGTTCCTGGTGAAGATCTTCGGCAGTGGGAAGCCTGCAGCAGGCGCACCATAGATGCCGGTCAATTGGATGGTTCCAAATTTCTTGACCGAGTCTGCAGCAGTGATGATCGGGTCGATTGTGCCGATCTGTCCGCCGAGCGTCTTGATGCGGTCCTTCGCTGTAATTTCTCCATCCATGCCGACGCAGTCGATGACGACTTCGGCACCGCCCCTTGTGGATTCATGGAGATATTTGCCGATATCATCGTATTCCTTGTAGTTGAAAGTTTCGACATTGTTTGTACGTTTGGCATGGTTCAGCCTGACAGGGTCATGGTCGACTGCAATGACACGCTTCGCACCTTTCATCCAGGCGAATTTCTGTGTCATCAGGCCGACTGGACCGGAACCGAGGACGATCACGGTATCCCCATTTTTGA from Salinicoccus sp. RF5 includes these protein-coding regions:
- the ald gene encoding alanine dehydrogenase, whose translation is MKIGVPKEIKNNESRVGLTPGGVHAFVEAGHTVVVEKNAGGGSYFEDVDYTDAGAEIVDTAEEAWDAEMVVKVKEPLPEEFGYFKEGMILFTYLHLAPEKELTQALLEKKVTAIAYETIQLPDGSLPLLSPMSEVAGRMATQIGAEYLQKIKGGKGVLLSGVPGVSRGKVTVIGGGMAGTNAAKMAVGLGADVTILDLNPKRLRELDDLFGSSVQTLMSSPLNIAQSVKESDLVIGAVLIPGARAPRLVTEEMISSMNAGSVIVDIAIDQGGIFETTDKVTTHDDPIYFKHDVVHYAVANMPGAVPRTSTIALTNATMAYGLQIANKGYREAAKSNPSLLGGFNTLGGHVTYKAVAEAQNLEYKDVNDLL
- a CDS encoding alcohol dehydrogenase catalytic domain-containing protein, giving the protein MQAVTVQGKNKVKVKKMKAPEIQEGTDMIIRVTSTAICGSDLHLYRKTMPISNDYIIGHEPMGIVEEVGPGVQKIKKGDRVVIPFNVSCGECHFCQNQMESQCDVSNPHNDTGAYFGFSEQFGNYPGGQAEYLRVPYADFTSFVVPEESELEDESLLFLSDVMPTAYWSVVNSGFKNGDTVIVLGSGPVGLMTQKFAWMKGAKRVIAVDHDPVRLNHAKRTNNVETFNYKEYDDIGKYLHESTRGGAEVVIDCVGMDGEITAKDRIKTLGGQIGTIDPIITAADSVKKFGTIQLTGIYGAPAAGFPLPKIFTRNITVKAGQAPVIHFMPELYRMVEDGKIDPTDIITHKVPLKKAEKMYKIFDGHEDDCIKVVMKP